One Leuconostoc mesenteroides subsp. mesenteroides ATCC 8293 genomic window, TGTTCTTTAGAATTATCCACACGAGCACGTCGAATAACCAAACGTCGTCCCAAGCTTTCTAATCCTCGTCGAATCTCTTGTTGGAAAATAACTACCACTGCTATTGGAGCCCATGTAATTATTTGATCCATAATCCATGATAGGGTTACTAAACCAAGGTACCAACTCACTACCTTAACCAAAATAACGAAGCCTACTCCAAACAATATCTGCAAAGCGCGGGTTCCTTCGACAAATTGAATGAGCTTATACAAAATAAACCATATAATAGCGATGTCAATGACATGCATTAGGTTATTAAATGTAAAATATAGTAGAATATTCATACTTAGCTATTCCTCATCCCTTCCTGCTAGAGCAGCTGTTTCGGCATAATTGATAAACTGACGTATGTTCACGCCTGCTTGTCTTGAAATACGCCCTTGTTCATAAAGTTGTTGAATCGTTTCACGTTCCACATTTAATGCTTTGATTTCCAATTCCATTCGATATCTATCATCTAATTCACGTTGTTCTGGTGTATCGGGATGACGTTCTTTTTCAATCTGATTACGATAAAATATAATCAAATTATAAGCCGCTTGGCGTTCCATTCGATGTGAAACAGTATCACCTGTATACTTTTCCATATATTCAGACAAAGATTGAATGGCTTCCTTGGCCATTTCTTTAGTGGCCATTGAACTTTCTTCACGAAATTGGTCGGTTGACTCATCCGAAATCCAAATCCGAATACTTCTTAGCGTACGCCGCCACAATATAATAATCCACTGGGTAGATAAATGATAGTGTTTATCAGAATCAATCATATTCTCTAGACGATCTAAACGTCGATTTTGAGAAGAATAAGTTAGTATAGATATTTTTTCATCGGCTAGCAGTTGACGTAAGCAATTTCGTTGCGCTTCCAATGCGACGCGTCGCAATTCTCGATCATCTTCAATATTAACTTTATGATCATTACTTTTGTTTAACTGTCGATAAATCTGGTCAATAATTTGTTGTTTTCTACCAATTAATTCATAGACAATAATTCTATTATGATCATTTTGTTGCTCACGGAGAACTTGTATACCAATTCGAATGGAAAATATTCTCGCTTGTGCCTCGGTTAAATCAACTTTAGATTCATGGGTACTTGATGTTTCAACTTCGCCCACTTCTGGTTGTGTAAAATCATGTGTGGTTCGTTGTTTGGTAACAATTGGCAACATAATTGTGGCCACCAACAGACTAATAATCACCACTACTGCCGCCACAAAAACGAGTAAATTACGTTGTGGAAAAGCCGATCCGTCTGCAATAGTCGATGGAACAGTTAGAACAGCGGCCATTGTAACCGCACCACGAACACCAGTAAGGCCCGATATGATTGCCATTCTAAAAGAAATGGCGCGTTCCTTATGTTTTAAATGATATGTAATTTGCGTGCCGTAAGCCCAAAATGTACGAATAGTAAATATGATAAACCAAACGGCAACACCATAAAAGATGGCCATACCCGTATGAACCTGCGTACTACGCACAATATCTTTCATGGCAGCAGGAAGTTCAATACCTAGTAAGATAAAAATTGTGCCATTTAGCAAATAAACAAATACTTCCCAAGTACGTACTGTGACCACATTTATTTCAGGTGAACGCGCATTCATATGCTGATCGCTCAAAATTTTCGATAAAACGCCACCAGCCACAACTGCAATTACACCAGAGGAGTGAAAAATGTCCTCAGCAACCCAATAAATAACGAATGGCATTAACAAAGTCACAACCGTATGGAAAACCACATCATTCAAGCCAACACGATCAAAAGAGTCACGTAGCCAGCTAACAAAACTACCAAGAATTAGCCCAACAGCTAATCCGACAATAGTCATCCAAAAGAAGTTTCCAATGGCTTCACCAATTAGAAAAGTACCTGCGATGGTGGCTTTAATCGCCGTATTAAAACTAACCAACCCACTCGCGTCGTTGATTAAACTTTCTCCTGAAACAATATGCATCACATTTTCCGGAAGCTTCACACGCCGAGCAATGGCTTGCACAGCCACCGGATCAGTTGGTGATATCACAGCCGCTAGGGCCAAAGCCACTGATTTTGGTAGTTGAGGCATTAATAGGTGCATTAAAAATCCACCGACTAACGTTGTTAAGATAACCAAAATAATTGAATTACCTAAAATCGGCCCACGTAATTCCCAAAGTTCATGTTTTGGAAAACGCCATGCATCGTTAAACAATAATGGTGCTATAAACAATAGCATAAACCACTCTGAATCAACTTCAACGTAAATACCACATACCAGTGCTAGAAAGAGACCAATCGCAATCTGAAATAAACTGATAGGTATCTCAGGTATAAAATGCGACACAATGTTAGAGATGGTTACCGCAACAATTAATATTACAATTAATTCTAATATTGCCATTCCTTAACGCTCTCCCATTATTCTGACTTCTGTTTCTAAATGCACACCAAATTTTTCATACACTGTTTTTTGTACATAATGAATTAAATCCTCATAGTCATTACCGGTGCCATGTGCGATATTGACCATGAATCCCGCATGCTTTTTGGAAACTTCAACACCGCCGCGGCGGACACCTTGTAATTTAGAATCCATAATCAATTTACCTGCAAAGTAACCTTCTGGCCGCTTAAAAACGGAGCCATTCGATGGATAATTTAGTGGTTGTTTATTAGCACGTTTAAAATTATTTTCATCCATTCGTGTCCTGATAGCAGTGCAACTATCTGGTTGCAATTCAAAAGTCGCACTAATTATAATGCCACCGTTGCTCTGGAAAACAGATTTTCGGTAACCAAATTCCAATGCCTTTTTTTCAAAATTTTGCAGAGTGCCATCTGGCATTAAAGCAGTGACAGATGACACAACCATATCAACTTGCCCCCCATAAGCGCCTGCATTCATGAATACAGCTCCGCCAACTGACCCTGGAATTCCTGCGCCCCACTCTAAACCACTCAGCCCATGTTCAAACGCTTGCTCAGTTACCCAAATTAAATCAGCACCAGCTGATGCTACGATTTTATTTTGATCCACAACGACGTCCCGTAAATCATGTAGTAAGATGGATAGTCCCCGTAGACCACCATTGCGAACGATTAAATTGGATAGCCGACCAAAAACTTGCACAGGCATGCCTAACTCTTTAGCCCAGTTCACCAGTACTTTCAATTCATGAATACTTTTGGGGATGGCTAAATAATCAACCAATCCACCAGCTTGCGTATAAGCATATGGTGCTAGTGAATGATTCTCTAGTATTTCAATATTTTCTAATTGCATTAAATTTTGTCTCCAAGTCCATATGTACTATTTTACCAAACTTTAGGTAATTCTTTAAAATTATGTTAAATCGCTAATATATTATTGAAAAAACAAAATAAAAAAGCGCCCAAGTGGATTTAAATCAATTCCCGTGAGTGCTTAATCAATTCACTTTAACTATTAAAAACATCATTCATCTTACGCTGCGTTACGCAAACCATAATTTGATTTCATATTCGGCCGCTTCAACACTGTCCGAACCATGAACGATATTCATAACAGCTTCCCCTTCCCATTCACGACCTAAATCACCACGAATGGTTCCCGGTGCAGCTAGTGTTGGATTGGTCGTTCCCATAATTGTTCGCCAGCCCGATACAATGTTGGTTCCTTCTCCAATCATCGCAATAACCGGGCCCAAAGTCATATACTGCACTAACGAAGGATAAAATGATTTGCCCACATGTTCAGCATAATGCTTTGCTAGTAATTCAGGAGTAGGTTGTACCATTTTCATCGCTTTAATCGCATAGCCTTTATGCTCAATTCGCTGAATAATCTCACCAATTTTGCCACGCGAAACGCCATCCGGTTTAATCATCATAAAAGTACGTTCTACCATATATTTCCTCCTTACAATTAAGTCTCTAACTTAATTGTACACATATATGAAAACGTTCACAATACTACTTTCTTGCTGTGCGTTTGACATCCTCAGGACGGTACTCCATGGCCATCCCTTTTAAAATATTACGAAGATAGCGATCACCAGCCGGTTTATAATTTCGATGATCCGGTCGACGCAATATTGCACTTAACTCACTATTAGAAATTTGAATACCTGCCGTTTTTAAGAAACCAATTAAATCATCACTAGTATAGGCCATCGCAATTTTCAATTTTTTGATAACAACATTATTTATCGCTGCCTCGTTGACCATATCAAATGTTGGTGGAACAGGCTTTAAATCGGGACCAATTTTTTCACCACGTTGTGAAATAATCAAGCCATTCATAAATGATTCAAGTATTTTTGTAGCGACCTTCTCATCACGTTTCGTATCTTCTGCTTGTTTTGTCAATAGATTGTGTAATTGATCTTCATCTATTGTTACGCCACCAAATTTAAAAATTTTGATCATATCAGCATCTTTTATGTTGAGTGCGTAACGTAAACGAATAATTATATCATTATTGTTAAAAGCCATTGTTGTAGAACCTAGTAAATAGAAAATATATTGTCCAAATGTCAACTATTTTTCTCTATTATTTTCCTTTTATTTTTCTCTTCAAACTACCCTGTAGAAAAGACAGTTGTATCCGTAAGTCTAATTATACCATACAAAAAAGGCCGATCAGAATTCCCTAGCCAGCCTTTTTGATATGCAATTGTAAACTTATTATTTTTCTGGATTATCTTTTTTATTTTTCAAAGCATCTTTTACGGCATCGACATCGTCATGGGCAACATCTCGAACCTTTTGTACATCATCTTTGGCTTCGCCCTTAACATTTTGGGTCTTACCTTCGACTTCACGTGCTTTATCACCGGTAATTTTTCCTTCAAGTTCTTTTGCCTTACCAGCAATTTTATCTTTAGCATTATCAAACTTTTCTTCAAATGACATGAGCGTCCTCCTTGAATGATATTCGATGTTGTCTGATAAGTATAACGCAACTGTAAGCGCTTGTAAAAGCATATGCCTCGCACAAATCATTTTTTTCCCAAAGCCATGTGCTGTGAATAAATATTCGAGGCAAAATCATCCCCAGATTTTATGTAAAGAGCATTAAGAGGTTACTTCTTATGTTCCATAGGAACACTATCATGTTTGAAGTCTTCAATTGAATTTTTAACAACTTGCTTACTATTGTCTTTAATAATTTTAGTATTTTTTTTAACATTATTTTTTGTCTGATTTAATTTTGTATTCAATGCCATTACAATTTCTCCCATCAATTGTTTGAAATCATATTTTATCGAATAATTTTGAGTTACGCAAGTGAAAAATTAATCCATTTTTACTTTATTAAATAATAATGTGATAACAAATCTATCCCAAAAAATATGAAGTAACTAGAAAAACTAATGTGTTACAAATGGTTAATATGGATGGTTATCATATTCCTCCCATGCCTCATGTGAATCTTGAATGCGTTTAAACATTTTTTCCATTTCAGTTAGTGTAAATGACGTCACCACTGGACGACCATGAGGACAATTATAAGGGTTCTCAGTCGAGGCAAGTGATTCGAGCAACGTCCGGGCTTGTAAGTCGCTCAAATGCATGTTGGCACGGACTGAGCGTTTACAGCTCATCATAATTGCTGTACGTTCACGAAATTCGGCAACTGTCAAATTACCGTCTCGTAATATCCAATCAACCATTTCTTTAATCGTTTCAGTCTCTTGGCCCTTTTCAAACCATGTTGGATGTTCACGGACAATTACTGTTGTTGGCCCGAATGGTTCTAGCGTCAAGCCAATAGCCTCTAATTCGGCTTCCTTATCGGCAATCTTCAACATATCAGCTACAGAATAG contains:
- a CDS encoding CsbD family protein; the encoded protein is MSFEEKFDNAKDKIAGKAKELEGKITGDKAREVEGKTQNVKGEAKDDVQKVRDVAHDDVDAVKDALKNKKDNPEK
- a CDS encoding DUF1456 family protein; amino-acid sequence: MAFNNNDIIIRLRYALNIKDADMIKIFKFGGVTIDEDQLHNLLTKQAEDTKRDEKVATKILESFMNGLIISQRGEKIGPDLKPVPPTFDMVNEAAINNVVIKKLKIAMAYTSDDLIGFLKTAGIQISNSELSAILRRPDHRNYKPAGDRYLRNILKGMAMEYRPEDVKRTARK
- the murB gene encoding UDP-N-acetylmuramate dehydrogenase, producing the protein MQLENIEILENHSLAPYAYTQAGGLVDYLAIPKSIHELKVLVNWAKELGMPVQVFGRLSNLIVRNGGLRGLSILLHDLRDVVVDQNKIVASAGADLIWVTEQAFEHGLSGLEWGAGIPGSVGGAVFMNAGAYGGQVDMVVSSVTALMPDGTLQNFEKKALEFGYRKSVFQSNGGIIISATFELQPDSCTAIRTRMDENNFKRANKQPLNYPSNGSVFKRPEGYFAGKLIMDSKLQGVRRGGVEVSKKHAGFMVNIAHGTGNDYEDLIHYVQKTVYEKFGVHLETEVRIMGER
- the ndk gene encoding nucleoside-diphosphate kinase, whose protein sequence is MVERTFMMIKPDGVSRGKIGEIIQRIEHKGYAIKAMKMVQPTPELLAKHYAEHVGKSFYPSLVQYMTLGPVIAMIGEGTNIVSGWRTIMGTTNPTLAAPGTIRGDLGREWEGEAVMNIVHGSDSVEAAEYEIKLWFA
- a CDS encoding Na+/H+ antiporter, with translation MAILELIVILIVAVTISNIVSHFIPEIPISLFQIAIGLFLALVCGIYVEVDSEWFMLLFIAPLLFNDAWRFPKHELWELRGPILGNSIILVILTTLVGGFLMHLLMPQLPKSVALALAAVISPTDPVAVQAIARRVKLPENVMHIVSGESLINDASGLVSFNTAIKATIAGTFLIGEAIGNFFWMTIVGLAVGLILGSFVSWLRDSFDRVGLNDVVFHTVVTLLMPFVIYWVAEDIFHSSGVIAVVAGGVLSKILSDQHMNARSPEINVVTVRTWEVFVYLLNGTIFILLGIELPAAMKDIVRSTQVHTGMAIFYGVAVWFIIFTIRTFWAYGTQITYHLKHKERAISFRMAIISGLTGVRGAVTMAAVLTVPSTIADGSAFPQRNLLVFVAAVVVIISLLVATIMLPIVTKQRTTHDFTQPEVGEVETSSTHESKVDLTEAQARIFSIRIGIQVLREQQNDHNRIIVYELIGRKQQIIDQIYRQLNKSNDHKVNIEDDRELRRVALEAQRNCLRQLLADEKISILTYSSQNRRLDRLENMIDSDKHYHLSTQWIIILWRRTLRSIRIWISDESTDQFREESSMATKEMAKEAIQSLSEYMEKYTGDTVSHRMERQAAYNLIIFYRNQIEKERHPDTPEQRELDDRYRMELEIKALNVERETIQQLYEQGRISRQAGVNIRQFINYAETAALAGRDEE